In the Natronobacterium texcoconense genome, one interval contains:
- a CDS encoding response regulator yields MTDHSPDEPIDVLLVEDNPGDVRLTQEAFRTTDAEIRFHTATDGNEALEYLEHCGVDGSETTPDVILLDLNLPRVDGFTILETINNDLEYPPPPVLVLSSSRDESDVARSYERAANAYLTKPNSPDEFSSMAKAIERFWIDSVQHPPMPA; encoded by the coding sequence ATGACCGATCACTCTCCCGACGAACCCATCGACGTACTCCTCGTCGAAGACAACCCAGGTGACGTTCGGCTCACCCAGGAGGCGTTCAGGACGACCGACGCCGAGATACGATTTCACACCGCCACCGACGGTAACGAGGCACTCGAGTACCTCGAGCACTGTGGGGTAGACGGATCGGAAACGACTCCCGACGTGATACTTCTGGATCTCAATCTCCCCCGCGTCGACGGGTTCACGATCCTCGAGACGATCAACAACGATCTCGAGTACCCGCCACCGCCAGTACTCGTCCTCTCGAGTTCGCGAGACGAATCGGACGTCGCCAGAAGTTACGAGCGCGCTGCAAACGCGTATCTCACCAAACCTAACAGCCCCGACGAGTTCTCGTCGATGGCGAAAGCGATCGAACGGTTCTGGATCGATTCGGTACAGCACCCACCGATGCCTGCGTGA
- a CDS encoding Gfo/Idh/MocA family protein, which translates to MQFGAAAIGLGGLGQLSLEVLAALEDVEIVAGADVSADAREVFERTFDAPAYAEYERMLADRCEEIDLALIVTPHTLHYEQALACLESGVHVYLEKPMVTDVGDAVDLLEAADRNDCELQVGYQRHFHPGFLEIKRLVDTGRIGDLHTADAYLGQNWIDLHEGTWRVDPSLSGGGQLYDTGSHLLDALLWMTGAKPVTVSAHVSYASPRVDVNSALSLRLEREADDRSILASVTISGDGVNLSPSEGYAIWGSDGRVAFDGEVIRLEERGGTVYESTIDASTDFSTLTAAKLTNFLESIEGEVDPAVPGEVGLQVTALTEATYLADEEERRVDVQSVIGDARE; encoded by the coding sequence ATGCAATTCGGTGCAGCCGCGATCGGGCTCGGTGGGCTCGGCCAGCTATCGCTCGAGGTGCTCGCGGCCCTCGAGGACGTCGAGATCGTCGCAGGAGCCGACGTTTCCGCCGACGCGAGGGAGGTCTTCGAACGTACGTTCGATGCGCCGGCCTACGCGGAATACGAGCGGATGCTCGCGGACCGTTGCGAGGAGATCGACCTCGCGTTGATCGTCACGCCACACACGCTCCACTACGAGCAGGCGCTTGCGTGTCTCGAGTCCGGCGTCCACGTTTACCTCGAGAAACCGATGGTGACCGACGTCGGCGACGCGGTCGACCTGCTCGAGGCGGCCGACCGGAACGACTGCGAGTTACAGGTCGGCTACCAGCGACACTTCCATCCCGGCTTTCTCGAGATCAAGCGACTGGTCGACACCGGACGGATCGGCGACCTCCACACCGCGGACGCCTATCTCGGGCAGAACTGGATCGACCTCCACGAGGGGACCTGGCGGGTCGATCCGTCGCTCTCAGGCGGTGGTCAGCTGTACGACACCGGCTCGCACCTGCTCGACGCGCTGCTGTGGATGACCGGGGCGAAACCGGTCACCGTCTCGGCTCACGTGAGCTACGCGTCCCCGAGAGTCGACGTCAACAGCGCGCTTTCGCTGCGTCTCGAGCGCGAGGCTGACGATCGATCTATACTGGCGAGCGTTACGATCAGCGGCGACGGCGTCAACCTGTCCCCGTCGGAAGGGTACGCGATCTGGGGGAGCGACGGCCGGGTCGCGTTCGACGGCGAGGTGATCCGACTCGAAGAACGCGGTGGGACGGTCTACGAGAGCACGATCGACGCGTCGACGGACTTCTCGACGCTGACAGCGGCGAAGTTGACGAACTTTCTCGAGTCGATCGAGGGGGAAGTAGATCCGGCGGTCCCGGGCGAGGTCGGTCTCCAGGTGACTGCACTGACCGAGGCGACCTACCTGGCGGACGAAGAGGAGCGTCGAGTCGACGTTCAGTCGGTGATCGGCGACGCTCGCGAGTGA
- a CDS encoding pyridoxamine 5'-phosphate oxidase family protein: MNVRGSLTEEQVVEFLESQTVPIRVACRTPSGHLWMLSLWYRRRDEADSWTLACATSANATVVDYLTHDAKPAVAFEVSTNHPPYRGVRGRGTASVAPDPEKETLRALLERYLDGTESELARTLLREEREEVTITIDPVTVYGWDFSERMRERKEQ, encoded by the coding sequence ATGAACGTTCGCGGTTCACTCACCGAGGAACAGGTCGTCGAGTTCCTCGAGAGCCAGACGGTTCCGATCAGAGTCGCCTGCCGGACGCCGTCCGGCCACCTCTGGATGCTGTCGCTGTGGTACCGCCGTCGGGACGAAGCCGACAGCTGGACGCTCGCGTGTGCTACGTCGGCGAACGCGACCGTCGTCGACTACCTGACCCACGACGCGAAACCGGCGGTTGCCTTCGAGGTTTCGACGAACCATCCGCCCTACCGTGGCGTTCGCGGTCGTGGTACGGCATCCGTCGCGCCCGACCCGGAGAAAGAGACGCTCCGTGCGCTCCTCGAGCGATACCTCGATGGGACGGAGTCGGAACTGGCACGGACGTTGCTACGGGAGGAGCGTGAGGAAGTGACGATCACGATCGACCCTGTTACCGTGTACGGCTGGGATTTCTCGGAGCGAATGCGCGAGCGGAAAGAGCAGTGA